In Ammospiza caudacuta isolate bAmmCau1 chromosome 2, bAmmCau1.pri, whole genome shotgun sequence, a genomic segment contains:
- the P3H3 gene encoding prolyl 3-hydroxylase 3, translated as MASLLCLSLLAAAAAATSPGRLVPFDLLYADGVRAYLARDWARAAELLQRALHSYAGLRAARRACRAACARQEPLGGGPGRWEAALLGPVLQRARCLQQCLGRRLRPAPSAHRASRAVRRDFERREPYNYLQVAFFQLKKLDQAVSAAHTFFMANPQHLQMQEDIEKYRRMSGVKSDSFQDLEATPHWEAYETGVQHYDADEYLQAVARLEESLSEALSALEECRALCEGPREDEDEEEKMQPGLYEAIAAHYIQVLKCRQQCVLEIATKPGRISATEDFIPSHLDLLQFAYSQVGNQTMAAECAASYLLFYPTDEPMLEKMKQYRTELGEDAAVTARQSIQHYVQRSLMEKKLIYYAVEHLGETFHDPDLWTPDELIPENLREKHREDQEKQKQETLDVEEKEKRGALPFEGIAVTMDSQQMNGTQRVVFDRVLTESECKDLLRLTKAAGEAGDGYRARRSPHTPHERFEGLTVLKAVQLAQNGDVEWRDAKLLLQASEKSRRIIESYFTPGKKLHFSFTHLVCRRAVDGEQESRMDLSHPVHADNCLLDPEGQECWKEPPAYVYRDYSGILYLNDDFQGGGLFFTEMDTVTVTAEVRPKCGRLVAFSSGKENPHGVWAVRHGRRCAIALWYTHSPEHAEQERVKAEELMEQRAMEQDQPDGDKHQGTDGSSRSSSEPRAPSRAAKPADQRQKPGLDRKQQPKVLRARDEF; from the exons ATGGCCTCgctgctgtgcctcagcctgctggccgccgccgcggccgccaCGTCGCCGGGCCGGCTGGTGCCGTTCGACCTGCTGTACGCGGACGGCGTGAGGGCGTACCTGGCGCGGGACTGGGCGCGGGCGGCCGAGCTGCTGCAGCGCGCCCTGCACAGCTacgcggggctgcgggccgcCCGCCGCGCCTGCCGCGCCGCCTGCGCCCGCCAGGAGCCCTTGGGCGGCGGGCCCGGGCGCTGGGAGGCCGCGCTGCTCGGGCCGGTGCTGCAGCGCGCCCggtgcctgcagcagtgcctgggccGGCGGCTGCGCCCCGCGCCCTCCGCGCACCGCGCCAGCCGCGCCGTGCGCCGCGACTTCGAGCGCAGGGAGCCCTATAACTACCTGCAGGTGGCCTTCTTccag CTGAAGAAGCTGGATCAGGCCGTGTCTGCCGCTCACACCTTCTTCATGGCTAATCCCCAGCACCTCCAAATGCAGGAGGACATCGAGAAGTACCGGCGTATGTCAGGGGTGAAGTCAGACAGCTTCCAGGACCTGGAGGCCACGCCACACTGG GAAGCATATGAGACTGGTGTGCAGCACTATGATGCAGATGAGTACCTGCAGGccgtggccaggctggaggagtCACTCTCAGAGGCCCTGTCAGCACTGGAAGAGTGTCGTGCCCTGTGTGAAGGGCCTcgggaggatgaggatgaggaggagaaaatGCAGCCTGGCCTGTATGAAGCCATTGCAG CCCATTATATTCAGGTTTTGAAGTGCAGGCAGCAGTGCGTCCTGGAAATTGCCACAAAGCCGGGGAGAATTTCTGCTACAGAAGATTTCATACCCTCTCATCTTGATTTGCTGCAGTTTGCCTACAGCCAGG TTGGGAACCAGACAATGGCTGCTGAATGTGCTGCTTCCTACTTGCTGTTCTATCCCACGGATGAGCCCATGTTGGAGAAAATGAAGCAGTATCGCACTGAGCTAGGAGAGGACGCAGCTGTCACAGCCAGACAG AGTATTCAGCATTATGTGCAGAGATCTTTGATGGAGAAGAAGTTGATTTATTATGCAGTGGAGCATCTGGGAGAAACTTTTCATGACCCT gATCTTTGGACTCCAGATGAGCTGATTCCTGAAAACCTAAGGGAGAAACACAG AGAGGATCAGGAGAAGCAAAAGCAGGAAACTCTGGAtgtggaagagaaggagaagaggg GTGCTTTGCCTTTTGAGGGCATTGCTGTCACGATGGATTCCCAGCAGATGAATGGAACCCAGCGGGTTGTGTTCGACAGAGTGCTGACGGAGTCTGAGTGTAAGGACCTTCTCCGACTGACAAAG GCAGCAGGGGAAGCAGGAGATGGGTACCGGGCAAGGCGGTCGCCTCACACCCCACATGAGAGATTTGAAGGGTTAACTGTTTTGAAGGCCGTGCAG CTGGCCCAAAATGGGGACGTGGAGTGGAGAGACGCCAAATTGCTTCTGCAGGCTAGTGAGAAATCTCGGAGAATCATCGAGTCCTATTTCACTCCTGGAAAGAAACTCCATTTTTCATTCACACACCTTGTGTGCCGCAGAGCTGTAGATG GGGAACAGGAAAGTCGCATGGATCTTAGTCATCCTGTCCATGCTGACAATTGTCTCTTGGATCCTGAGGGGCAAGAATGCTGGAAAGAACCTCCTGCCTATGTGTACAGGGACTACAG TGGCATTCTCTACCTCAATGATGACTTCCAAGGTGGAGGccttttcttcactgaaatggaCACTGTGACTGTCACA GCCGAGGTGCGTCCCAAGTGTGGGAGGCTGGTGGCCTTCAGCTCTGGCAAGGAGAACCCACACGGCGTGTGGGCCGTGAGGCACGGCAGGCGCTGCGCCATTGCCCTCTGGTACACGCACTCCCCGGAGCATGCTGAGCAG GAACGGGTGAAGGCAGAGGAGCTGATGGAGCAGAGGGCCATGGAGCAGGACCAGCCTGATGGAGATAAACATCAAGGAACTGATGGCAGCAGCAGATCCTCCTCAGAGCCTCGTGCTCCCAGCCGTGCAGCCAAGCCTGCAGATCAGAGACAGAAGCCTGGCTTGGACAGGAAGCAACAGCCCAAGGTGCTACGGGCCAGAGATGAGTTCTGA